Proteins encoded by one window of Amaranthus tricolor cultivar Red isolate AtriRed21 chromosome 4, ASM2621246v1, whole genome shotgun sequence:
- the LOC130811035 gene encoding MADS-box protein JOINTLESS isoform X2 gives MAREKIKIKKIDNITARQVTFSKRRRGIFKKAEELSVLCDADIALIIFSTTGKLFDFSSSRMKDILARYAAQTKNDEKPADSFLELQLENSNIAKLNREVAEKTQELRKLRGEDLQGVDLEELQNLERLIEGSLSRVLDVKGKLIKHEIKTLQNQGALLMEENQMLKKMLAISQGRKPVVVNQSETSTIIHEEGGQSSDSVTNGWWPIYRG, from the exons atggcaagagaaaagataaaaataaaaaagatagatAATATAACAGCTAGACAAGTAACCTTCTCAAAGAGAAGAAGAGGGATCTTCAAGAAAGCCGAGGAACTCTCAGTTCTTTGTGATGCCGATATTGCCCTTATCATCTTCTCTACTACTGGCAAACTCTTTGACTTTTCCAGCTCCAG AATGAAGGATATTTTGGCAAGATACGCTGCGCAGACAAAGAACGATGAGAAGCCAGCAGATTCATTCCTTGAATTGCAG CTAGAGAACAGCAACATTGCTAAACTTAACCGAGAGGTTGCAGAAAAAACCCAGGAACTAAG AAAATTGAGAGGAGAGGATCTTCAAGGTGTAGATTTGGAGGAATTACAAAATCTTGAAAGGTTGATTGAGGGTAGTTTGTCCCGGGTTCTTGACGTTAAG GGAAAGCTTATCAAGCATGAGATTAAAACTCTCCAAAACCAG GGAGCTTTGCTAATGGAAGAAAATCAAATGCTGAAAAAG ATGCTTGCAATATCACAAGGAAGAAAACCAGTTGTCGTAAATCAATCTGAAACTTCTACAATCATCCATGAAGAAGGTGGTCAATCTTCAGACTCTGTCACAAATGGTTGGTGGCCCATTTACCGGGGATGA
- the LOC130811035 gene encoding MADS-box protein AGL24 isoform X1 — MAREKIKIKKIDNITARQVTFSKRRRGIFKKAEELSVLCDADIALIIFSTTGKLFDFSSSRMKDILARYAAQTKNDEKPADSFLELQLENSNIAKLNREVAEKTQELRKLRGEDLQGVDLEELQNLERLIEGSLSRVLDVKGKLIKHEIKTLQNQGALLMEENQMLKKMLAISQGRKPVVVNQSETSTIIHEEGGQSSDSVTNGYAYFEEVISIKMHCWGLGIIYVFIT; from the exons atggcaagagaaaagataaaaataaaaaagatagatAATATAACAGCTAGACAAGTAACCTTCTCAAAGAGAAGAAGAGGGATCTTCAAGAAAGCCGAGGAACTCTCAGTTCTTTGTGATGCCGATATTGCCCTTATCATCTTCTCTACTACTGGCAAACTCTTTGACTTTTCCAGCTCCAG AATGAAGGATATTTTGGCAAGATACGCTGCGCAGACAAAGAACGATGAGAAGCCAGCAGATTCATTCCTTGAATTGCAG CTAGAGAACAGCAACATTGCTAAACTTAACCGAGAGGTTGCAGAAAAAACCCAGGAACTAAG AAAATTGAGAGGAGAGGATCTTCAAGGTGTAGATTTGGAGGAATTACAAAATCTTGAAAGGTTGATTGAGGGTAGTTTGTCCCGGGTTCTTGACGTTAAG GGAAAGCTTATCAAGCATGAGATTAAAACTCTCCAAAACCAG GGAGCTTTGCTAATGGAAGAAAATCAAATGCTGAAAAAG ATGCTTGCAATATCACAAGGAAGAAAACCAGTTGTCGTAAATCAATCTGAAACTTCTACAATCATCCATGAAGAAGGTGGTCAATCTTCAGACTCTGTCACAAATG GCTATGCCTATTTTGAAGAAGTGATAAGTATCAAAATGCATTGTTGGGGACTTGGGATAATATATGTATTCATTACATAA
- the LOC130811035 gene encoding MADS-box protein AGL24 isoform X3 → MAREKIKIKKIDNITARQVTFSKRRRGIFKKAEELSVLCDADIALIIFSTTGKLFDFSSSRMKDILARYAAQTKNDEKPADSFLELQLENSNIAKLNREVAEKTQELRKLRGEDLQGVDLEELQNLERLIEGSLSRVLDVKGKLIKHEIKTLQNQGALLMEENQMLKKFLYPSLL, encoded by the exons atggcaagagaaaagataaaaataaaaaagatagatAATATAACAGCTAGACAAGTAACCTTCTCAAAGAGAAGAAGAGGGATCTTCAAGAAAGCCGAGGAACTCTCAGTTCTTTGTGATGCCGATATTGCCCTTATCATCTTCTCTACTACTGGCAAACTCTTTGACTTTTCCAGCTCCAG AATGAAGGATATTTTGGCAAGATACGCTGCGCAGACAAAGAACGATGAGAAGCCAGCAGATTCATTCCTTGAATTGCAG CTAGAGAACAGCAACATTGCTAAACTTAACCGAGAGGTTGCAGAAAAAACCCAGGAACTAAG AAAATTGAGAGGAGAGGATCTTCAAGGTGTAGATTTGGAGGAATTACAAAATCTTGAAAGGTTGATTGAGGGTAGTTTGTCCCGGGTTCTTGACGTTAAG GGAAAGCTTATCAAGCATGAGATTAAAACTCTCCAAAACCAG GGAGCTTTGCTAATGGAAGAAAATCAAATGCTGAAAAAG TTTCTATACCCTTCTTTGTTGTAG